tttgatttttttgcttttagaCCAAATGTTCACCGGAAAATCGCACACTACCTTCATCTGGCACACATGCAGGTTCTCAACAGTCTTTCTTTAACAGTGCAGGACGCATGCGTGATTTTTGGTGCACAGATCAATTAAATCTGATCGAAATACCCCGTTGCAGGCCTTTAATAAACAGACCAGGCTTGAGATAAATCCACTCAGAGAATAAACGTTTTTcgtttgttttgtgatttatacCCTAAATGATCAACAAAGGTCATTCAACAAAATTCAACGTTatggttgctttttttttcactggtttttatttttccatatcATCTCCCAGAAAGCCAAGTTCAACTGGGACCCAGAGACAGTGGGACTGATCCACGGATCATTTTTCTGGGGCTACATCGTTACGCAAATCCCGGGAGGATACATATGCTCCAGGCTGGCAGCAAACAGGTAGGACAGTCCTCCTGGGGAAACACCATGAATAAAACACGGCCTCATTCTTCAGATTAAAAtatcttttatttccattttctgccaATTAATCGAAATGACTGAACAGTTGGGACTCACCCTCCTGCCCGCTGTCATTATTTACTgtctggtattttttttaaataaggacGGAACGAAAATGAACAAATGGGGACTGTAATAAActcagacaataaaaaaaaaaaaaaaaacacagccaaggccagaaaaaaaaataaaaaatggcgTCTTGCCTGGATGATGAATTGGTTAAAGAATTCACATCTACAGGCTGAGTCTCATGaaggcagcagacagacagtcagctGCTCCGGAGGGatgcagagctgcaggaggcCCCGGTGTCAGGGCTCTCTGCCACCTGTTAATGAGCTCCCTGGGGGGGGGTCTAATCCACAGCTCTCAgggaccagaccagaccagaccagaccagaccttGTCCTGTCGCCAAAGGCTTTAATTCACACGAGCACTGCCAATGCGGCATCATAATCATTATAACACTAAAGGCTACAACACCAATACGAAGATGCACGTTTTTAGCAATTGAATGTTGACAATGTACACAGTCTCCACCATGGAGACCACATGGTCCTCTGCTTAGAGGCCTTCATGTTCAGCACGGTGTTGTTGTGGCCTATAAATTAAAAGGCAAACAATAACTAACACTGACAAGAAGCTTATTGTGAACAAGGGGCCAGCAGGTAACTCATCTACCTGCTAACAGGGTTGTAATGTGGCCTATTGctccttttttgttatttttacattattatgtaaaaaatgatGTGTCCTGTTGATTGACACGAGGATGTAATCGAATCAATTGGTCTCGTGCCCAACGGTCTCGACCGGATTAGGATTTACCCCCCGCGTGCAGATGAGAGGGAAACGTGACAGAAATGACAAACTATGTGTTTATTGATGGCCTGGCCCTGCCTGCTTTAACAACCACACACAGCCTCATCCTGTGGGATAATTAAGAAAGTCATTATAAgcaaatgttgtaaaaaataaaataaataaaaaagggattAACAAATATTCTGTTTGCATCTATATAAATgccaaattaaaattaaaatgctgttctttatgaaaaacacatttcttgaaACAAGGCCTAACGAAGTGAAAACGGTTGCTAGGCGACACACGGGCATCGACGTGACTGTTGTCAGGGCGTTGCTcctgaaatatgtattttgtgaCGTCAGAGGAGAACGTGCCAATCAGAACCAAGAACACAACAAACGAAAAGCATCGATTCGTGATCAATGATTAGGACACAAGATACACTGCAGGGTTCATAATAAGACAAATggtttttaatgacttttcatgtagaataaatacatatcGGTCATTTgccatttattataaataatgatatgATACTCTGCTAATATTACCctttaaaaagataaaggcATGTTTCATAATGTGATATTTCAATTATCCGCTCCTTGTCACCCTGGCACAAAGCTAAACTATGTCAATGCCATTGATTCAGTTCAGCTGGAATCATTATGATATATGTGAAAtgctatatttaaaatacatcttATCATTCTCAGGGTATTTGGTGCAGCCATTGTGTTAACCGCGACCCTCAACATGTTCATTCCCTCGGCTGCCCGAGTCCACTATGGGTGTGTCATCTTTGTCAGGATATTACAAGGGCTGGTGGAGGTAAGAGCTTGGTATCATTTAAAGGTGtattacaatttttaaaatatatttcttactGTGAAATAAAATCGTGGATGAATTCACAAATAAAACCAGCGCTGAAAACATCCACACTATTAATAGAACACAGAGGTGAGATGTGTGATGGGAGTTTCTGTTATTTTGGCTATCAATAGCTGAGGATTTGCAATGATACAGTAGACAAAGGGGCTTCCTTCAAATGTTACTACAAGAGAAAGCAAAGGAAagactgtaacacacactggaTATTCAACCAGAGGAAATGTGAGAGCTGTATTGATCTCGTCCACTACAGACGagtgtttgtggttgtgtgaTATTCCAGCTGCCTATTTTGCTGTCACACTTTGTATCGTGCAAACACAACAGCACAGTGCTGGTAGATGCAAAAGGAAAATGCTGATGGCAAAAGAACATCAGTCCTCTGGCTTCGTATAGTGAAATATTACACCCAGATATCTGCCTGCTGTGTTGTTAATGTTGATGAAATGTATCGGTTATAgtgcaaaacacaaagagctGATAGTAGCGTTCTTATATGTACAAATATGACAGATGTAATGAGATGTAAAAAAGAAGTTGTTGGGGGGCATCATTTGTAGAAATGGGATATTTTGTTAGCACAGTGGAATGTCTGGATGAGagttttcccttttatttaaatgtttttagacAAATGGTATTAAATGCTTGTATGATGAAGGATAATTATCTCACCAGTAGCCTGGCATCATACAGCATGTTACAGCACATCTTTATTGAAGGCTAATTTATAGATTTAAACCTGTTTTGTGAAGGATAAATAAAAACGATGTAATATTATAACACACTGCACTGCTCTCCTATAATAGTGCAGATTGTATTTTAAATTAGCACAGTTGGTTCAGATTAGTGTCTTATGAACATGTAATAGAAGCAGAGCTGCTTCGCATCATGAACAGCTCATCAGCTCCTCTGTAGCAATTTGTTCATGTTAATCACAAGGgtgaaaatgttaatttttgTTAGTTATTATATCAGAATCTGTTGATTCACGTTCATATGTAAAAGGATATTGCTTCTTAGATTGTTAGTAATTCCTTAACTCAAATAatccagaatttttttttatgtgaagcaTAACAATGCCTTTATAATGATTGAAATGAATGAGTAAAATGGTTACGTTTCTATTTATATAAGGCTCTTTAGACCACTATTTACTATAGCAATACCATAACAAATTGATGCTTACTAATTCCTTTAATTTGTTAATTGTGCAAACtcgtatatttattttaaccaaatgCCAACAATGGCCGACATGTTGTCTCCACTCTCATTAAATCCATACGTTTCCAAAACAAACTGTGTGTATCAGGAGTGATGAGTATGATAAGCTGAAGAACATGGAGTTCCAGTCTGCTGTTTCTTCACCATGAATGAACACAGactgtctctgtgttgtgtgtttaggGAGTGACTTATCCGGCATGTCATGGCATCTGGAGTAAGTGGGCTCCTCCACTGGAGAGGAGTCGACTGGCCACCCTGTCATTCTGTGGTAAATACTCATTACACAATTTATACCATTGGCATCCATACATTGGgtaaataaattatgtattgCCTATTATTACCATACTGGTTAAGAAGTCTGACTTGCCTCCCTTGTCTCACTTGTCTTTCAGGCTCTTATGCTGGTGCTGTGATCGCGATGCCTCTGGCTGGGATCCTGGTTCAGTATTCAGGCTGGTCCTCTGTGTTCTATGTCTACGGTGAGATGAACTGATGATGCATGTgacatgcgtgtgtgtgtatcgtTGCCCAAGTGAATATGAGATGAGgtcaaattcattcattcatacaataaattaaaaagtgtgtgtttgtgggaaaGTGTGTGGCCAAAGTGTTTTCAAGCTTGTTGAAACCTTGAGAGTTTGATACTCAGTGAAAGTCAAATGGATTTTTCCAGGCAGACAGCGTATTGATTTCCTCCCCCCAATGTTTTGGTGTGTCAATAGATAACCCCCCCCTTCATGTTCTGACTGGATTGGGTACAGTTAGCTCTCCTGTCTGGGTTTTATTCTCTCAGACTTTCTGGAAAGGCTAAAGACATTTGAACCGCTCTCTTTGTACACCTAACGCTCAAGGGGTCAAAATTCGCTGCAGTAGTTTGTCTGTAATGAATTTAAAGTTCTggcatgttttctctctgtgatgtgCAGGATGCGTCGGCATCTTCTGGTATGTGTTCTGGATCCTGGTGTCTTATGAGAGCCCTGCTGAACATCCTACCATCACTGATGAGGAACGCTGCTACATAGAGGAGAGCATTGGAGAGAGCGCCAGCCTTTCAGGTCCCTCCGAGGTAACAACATAGGCAATGAATATAATTTAATACCCTATATTTGTTGTACAGGGTACTATAAGTACAATACTTCAATTTCAAGAGCCATTTCAAtctccttttttcttatttcaggGAGACGCTATCAGACATATAGTATATGTGAAAATCAATCTGCTGTGATAATCTTTTGTAGAAATTCAAGACCCCCTGGAAGAAGTTCTTCACCTCTATGCCCGTCTATGCAATCATTGTGGCCAACTTCTGCAGGAGCTGGACGTTTTACCTGCTGCTGATCAGCCAGCCGGCCTACTTTGAGGAAGTCTTTGGCTTTGAGATAAGCAAGGTGAGCTTACAATACAAGTCAGTGGAGAGACGACAAACGGTGAGCATGTACTGGGCGATCGATAAAAGATAGATGAAAATGCAGTGGAAATAATCCCTCAACACCAGTGCCAAACATTTTAGAGCTGAGCGTGTGACACTTTGCTGTTGGAATGATTCATCATCAAAATCAATGTCAGTGCAACTGGTGCCCTGTGGGCCTATTTCATGAACTGATGCATTACATAACAAGGCAGCATCGGTGCATAAAGGATGAAAAGATACTAAGTAACAGCCATCACAAATCATTTGACGCTGAAGATTCATATCGAAACGTTAAATCAATGTAACATCAGGTTTAAGTGAACTTTATGTTAAATGTCAACAACAATCAAAGTTTAAGTTTTGGGGAAAACATCTCTATTTATTCTTAATTAAGTCATGAACACCCTGTAATCTCACCCTGCTATTTACCATATAGTGCACTACATTTACCCACCTTATTTGTTTGTACAAACCGTGTGGAAAGTATTTGCTATAGTGCCCTCAAAATTCAGACAATGAAAAAAGTGGTGTCCATGGCAACAATCCCACAATGCTATTTGCCAACATttctagaagaaaaaaaaacaatgttttgtttttaacttttcaaaaaaGCTCATGAGCCATGATTATTTGGGAccatattctgtctctcatgtGTGGTGGAGGAACTAAATGCTGATGTCTTTCCTCAAAAAGGCATCTTGAATGCATCGTGCTGACTAAATTTGTTGATTTTCTGCTTTTGGTTGCAGGTCGGCATGCTCTCCGCACTGCCACATTTGGTGATGACCATCATCGTGCCCATCGGCGGCCAGCTGGCCGACTACCTACGCAGCAGGAACATCCTGACGACTACCACTGTCAGGAAAATCATGAACTGTGGAGGTGAGAAGTCTGAACTGAggatgaaataacattttccaCACCTCTCTCTGCTCAGCTACAGGGTGTTACTTCACAGTGTTAGATCCATACTGTTCTTATTTTGGTTGCCCTTCACTGCCAGAGAgatgcttgtgttttttatttgttctgttcAATACTTAGTTGACTCGCTGATTGGGACTGTGCATTGATTTCATATCTGTCACTTGGGTAATTGAGTGCAGGCCATGTATCATGATTAATTCAATTGGCACCACGATGACCAAcgatgtgtttctgtgtgtgtgtgtgtgtgtgtgtgtgtgtgtgtgtgtgtgtgtgtgtgtgtgtgtgtgtgtgtgtgtgtgtgtgtgtgtgtgtgtgtgtgtgtgtgtgtgtgtgtgtgtgtgtgacctgctgtctgtctctgttagGATTTGGCATGGAGGCCACATTGCTGCTGGTGGTGGGATATTCCCACAGCAAAGGGATGGCCATCTCCTTCCTGGTGCTGGCAGTGGGCTTCAGTGGATTTGCTATATCAGGTTAGTATACTTTCTGCTCAATCAGAATGTAATATACAATTTAGTGTATGACGTACTACATATAAACACTGGGTCTAATGTATATAGCTTTCACAAAAGAAAGGCCAACGAGGCGACAAGCCACATTTGAAGTGgataaatgtgataaaaaagaaTAGCTTTTAACAACAATTTCTGTTTTGaattactgcattttttttttagattatccATGCTTTGTAAAGAAAgccaacaatgaaaaaaaaaaaaataatcaaaagtgtagacaaatgaataatatttttcttGCTGAGTATGAGATAGAATATTGATACAATCTCCCATGTCAGAGTGGTGTAGATCTTCTCACCAAACTATTTgctagaatatatataataataagaataatatttTCCAAATTTTCAAACTGTTATAATAACATGTATAACATTTGATTAGCATACTGTACTTCCAGTCTAAACTTGCAGTACATTTTGTGCCAGTTTACCTGTAATTGTGAGATTtagttttcccttttttatattattctgcTAACATTGTTAGGTTAGAGCCAACTGAGAGTATTTAGAAGAGGGGAACATTACACCCAAATAAGAGTTTCTTCGATGATAAGGTAGTTGTTCCTTTCCAGCCTCCAAAATATGAGTTTAGGggttataaaatattaaaacaaacattgttgaaatgtatttgaaatacaaaataattttgttacCATCCCAAGCAGTGGTATGTTTGCTGTTATTCCACAATATTATGTTGCAGATGCACTAGAGCTGAGGGTTctcttttaaacacacaaacaacacccGCGCTTAGTTCATCAACCCAAGCTGCGTAGCTACAGACCTCCTCAAGAAATCAAATCTAAGATATTATTTGTAACACATTTTTACTGACGGGCAAAATGAACCTTTCAGCATTCTTCAGCCAGTGATTCAACAGATCCTTTCATGTTCATACGCAGGTCTGTGACTGTGTGCAAAATCAGTTTCTTGCCTCTTGTTCTTGCGCTTTCTCCTGGAGTGTTTAATAATTCAGTGCTAGCTCGCTGTCTCGGGGGATTTGCCAGGCAGGCAGTGTGAGGTTGATCGTGAGAACACTTACTCATTCAGCCAGTCactgtgggggaggaggaggatgtgtggCGAGTTGCTGCCTATTTCTGCAACAAGATGGTCACCATTTGGGCTACTTTTATCAACAACTGTG
This region of Anoplopoma fimbria isolate UVic2021 breed Golden Eagle Sablefish chromosome 2, Afim_UVic_2022, whole genome shotgun sequence genomic DNA includes:
- the slc17a6b gene encoding vesicular glutamate transporter 2.1; this encodes MESVRTRATAGVKEFAGKTLGHVYRVIERKQKTGEVMELTEDGRPREAAQKKPPLCDCSCFGLPRRYIIAIMSGLGFCISFGIRCNLGVAIVGMVNNSTVHENGKIIIKEKAKFNWDPETVGLIHGSFFWGYIVTQIPGGYICSRLAANRVFGAAIVLTATLNMFIPSAARVHYGCVIFVRILQGLVEGVTYPACHGIWSKWAPPLERSRLATLSFCGSYAGAVIAMPLAGILVQYSGWSSVFYVYGCVGIFWYVFWILVSYESPAEHPTITDEERCYIEESIGESASLSGPSEKFKTPWKKFFTSMPVYAIIVANFCRSWTFYLLLISQPAYFEEVFGFEISKVGMLSALPHLVMTIIVPIGGQLADYLRSRNILTTTTVRKIMNCGGFGMEATLLLVVGYSHSKGMAISFLVLAVGFSGFAISGFNVNHLDIAPRYASILMGISNGVGTLSGMVCPIIVGTMTKNKTREEWQSVFLIASMVHYGGVIFYGIFASGEKQPWADPELTSEEKCGFIDEDELAEETGDITQSYGAFGGQAKSYGATTQVNGGWASGWEKTEEYVQEEAQAGGYGYRQDEGYS